A window from Thunnus albacares chromosome 19, fThuAlb1.1, whole genome shotgun sequence encodes these proteins:
- the ptpn2b gene encoding tyrosine-protein phosphatase non-receptor type 2, whose product MYQTGVASVNMDQEFEDIDSEGRWQKLYLEIRNQSHECSYKVAKYPENRNRNRYRDVSPFDHSRVKLESTENDYINASLVVMEEAQRSYILTQGPLRNTCGHFWLMIWEQKTKAVIMLNRVIEKGSEKCAQYWPTAEEREMAFRDTRFVVTLLSEDTKSYYTTRVLELQNINTGEKRELYHFHYTTWPDFGVPESPASFLNFLFKVRESGALGADHGPAVVHCSAGIGRSGTFSLVDTCLVLMDKRKDPSSVDIKNILLDMRKYRMGLIQTPDQLRFSYMSVLEGAKYIMGDSSVQNQWRELSREDQEPATDSPPSTQPQARCPTERYNGSQRGGQPDEGGDYRQDGKIPAQSPCKEQELDGSTAHKRRREDSISKSGTPKTPQSKPRTNDSEKKRKRAKTSDC is encoded by the exons ATGTACCAGACTGGCGTCGCCTCAGTGAACATGGACCAGGAGTTTGAAGACATAGATTCAGAGGGCCGGTGGCAAAAACTCTACCTA GAAATTAGGAATCAATCCCACGAGTGCTCCTACAAAGTGGCGAAATATCCAGAGAATCGCAACCGCAACAGATACAGAGATGTCAGTCCAT TCGATCACAGTCGGGTGAAGCTGGAGAGCACAGAAAATGACTACATCAACGCAAGTCTGGTAGTGATGGAGGAAGCCCAGAGAAGTTACATATTGACTCAG GGTCCCCTCAGGAACACCTGTGGCCACTTTTGGCTCATGATCTGGGAGCAGAAGACCAAAGCAGTCATCATGCTCAACAGGGTCATAGAGAAAGGCTCG GAAAAGTGTGCCCAGTACTGGCCCACGGCTGAGGAGCGAGAGATGGCCTTCAGAGACACGCGTTTTGTGGTCACGCTGTTGTCAGAAGACACCAAATCCTACTACACCACCAGAGTGTTGGAGCTGCAGAATATTAAC ACTGGGGAGAAGAGAGAGCTCTACCACTTTCATTACACCACGTGGCCTGATTTCGGCGTCCCAGAATCCCCGGCGTCCTTCCTAAACTTCCTCTTCAAGGTGCGGGAGTCGGGTGCGTTGGGCGCGGATCACGGGCCGGCTGTGGTGCACTGCAGTGCTGGGATCGGACGCTCAGGGACGTTTTCGTTAGTGGACACATGTCTGGTCCTG ATGGACAAGAGGAAAGACCCCTCATCAGTGGACATCAAAAACATTCTTTTGGACATGAGGAAGTACCGCATGGGCCTGATCCAGACCCCTGACCAGCTGCGTTTCTCCTACATGTCTGTCCTCGAAGGAGCCAAGTACATCATGGGAGACTCGTCTGTACAG AATCAGTGGCGGGAGTTGTCCAGAGAAGACCAGGAGCCGGCAACTGACTCTCCACCCTCAACTCAGCCTCAGGCCAGGTGTCCGACAGAGCGATACAACGGCAGCCAGCGAGGAGGACAGCCAGATGAGGGAGGAGACTACAGGCAGGACGGAAAAATACCCGCACAGTCCCCCTGCAAGGAACAGGAGCTGGACGGCAGCACGGCACA